In Stieleria varia, one genomic interval encodes:
- a CDS encoding formylglycine-generating enzyme family protein, whose product MADTRQIVSWALERPCPMRSGPNWTDPNQTRSALAQIQSCADHLQDGECIDGIWVTSAYWGSDASDRHVDIPSSGIRVEEVARECGGWDIVRSTCRHCEANVARTSSDSVAGCHAYLDVLHPHSEQLDELLWETIRLHGLEDRLRVSFKVTNPLWFGFWIDSPLNRQQCEFLLDLLPRSLPRLWGNDESGNDVEAIFDVDQFVFSDFDPADHYGNQFRAFFHALQSSIQWELPLHVKLAPPGHTDLGYYTQFAHCPECKAAARVARWSEPVQSQSYRCEVCDHAFDPSTTFQSIRDEVDFDSHSLEKQLGDQYDDFAIRYGLSRGVSKQQMVEALDNHRDGPRRRQVMECRKRVKQMERMYAAKPDSSADDTLPKLLILELAPGVVLEMIKVMPGEFLMGSDESEDEQPVHRVVMDQPYYIGKFPITQLQWIAVMRQNPSRCRGDLKLPVEQVNWFSAQEFCVRLSEIVGRHMRLPSEAEWEYACRAGTTSRYSFGDEISAEDANHDDRIKSPEDLFLVSDRDEGRRVTTSVDQFPPNPWGIHDMHGNVSEWCQDSWHPCYDGAPSNGRAWLDRDEPVEHVARGGAAYTMGTACRSAARRQQRANCGAREYRPEEETNDSTSHLFSMFDTTEYYGIRVAYSPHCPGSEESNPK is encoded by the coding sequence ATGGCCGACACACGACAGATTGTCAGTTGGGCACTGGAGCGACCTTGCCCCATGCGTAGCGGTCCGAATTGGACGGATCCTAACCAAACCCGATCCGCGTTGGCTCAAATCCAAAGTTGTGCGGATCATTTGCAGGATGGTGAATGTATCGATGGCATTTGGGTGACAAGTGCCTACTGGGGCAGCGATGCCTCCGACCGTCACGTTGACATCCCGAGTTCTGGTATTCGGGTCGAAGAAGTCGCAAGGGAATGTGGAGGCTGGGACATCGTTCGATCGACATGTCGTCATTGCGAAGCCAACGTCGCGCGGACGTCGTCCGATTCCGTCGCCGGGTGCCATGCGTATCTGGACGTGTTGCATCCGCACAGCGAACAGCTCGACGAATTGCTTTGGGAGACGATTCGACTTCACGGCCTTGAGGATCGGCTGCGCGTGTCTTTCAAGGTGACCAATCCTCTCTGGTTTGGATTCTGGATCGATTCTCCGCTGAACCGTCAGCAGTGTGAATTCCTGCTCGATCTACTGCCTCGATCCTTGCCGAGACTTTGGGGTAACGACGAATCGGGCAACGACGTAGAAGCGATTTTCGACGTGGATCAATTTGTTTTCTCTGACTTTGACCCCGCAGACCATTACGGCAATCAGTTTCGCGCATTCTTTCACGCGTTACAGTCGTCCATCCAATGGGAGCTGCCGCTGCACGTGAAACTTGCTCCCCCAGGGCATACCGATTTGGGTTACTACACACAGTTTGCGCACTGCCCTGAGTGCAAGGCGGCAGCTCGGGTCGCACGTTGGTCGGAACCTGTCCAAAGTCAGTCCTATCGATGCGAGGTGTGTGACCATGCCTTCGATCCATCAACCACTTTTCAATCGATCCGTGACGAGGTCGACTTCGATAGCCATTCCTTGGAAAAGCAACTTGGCGACCAATACGACGACTTTGCGATTCGGTACGGTCTGTCACGGGGCGTGTCAAAACAGCAAATGGTGGAGGCGTTGGACAACCACCGCGATGGCCCCCGTCGGCGTCAGGTAATGGAATGCAGAAAGCGAGTCAAGCAAATGGAACGCATGTACGCCGCAAAACCCGATTCATCCGCGGACGATACACTTCCCAAGCTCTTGATTCTGGAACTCGCGCCGGGCGTAGTGCTTGAGATGATCAAAGTCATGCCGGGTGAGTTTCTGATGGGATCGGATGAGTCCGAAGATGAGCAACCTGTCCATCGCGTTGTCATGGACCAGCCGTACTACATCGGCAAGTTCCCCATCACGCAGTTGCAATGGATTGCGGTCATGCGGCAGAACCCGTCGCGGTGCCGTGGAGATTTGAAACTGCCGGTGGAGCAAGTGAATTGGTTCAGCGCCCAAGAGTTTTGTGTCAGACTGAGCGAGATCGTAGGGCGTCACATGCGACTGCCGTCCGAAGCAGAATGGGAATATGCCTGTCGAGCCGGAACGACGTCCCGATACTCGTTTGGCGACGAGATCTCAGCGGAGGATGCAAATCATGACGATCGCATCAAATCGCCGGAGGATCTCTTTCTGGTGTCCGATCGAGACGAAGGTCGCCGGGTGACCACCTCCGTCGACCAATTCCCGCCGAACCCTTGGGGAATTCATGACATGCATGGAAACGTTTCGGAATGGTGCCAAGACTCATGGCACCCCTGCTACGACGGGGCACCTTCAAACGGCCGAGCATGGCTGGATCGAGACGAACCGGTCGAACACGTCGCCCGCGGCGGAGCCGCTTACACAATGGGGACCGCATGCAGGTCGGCTGCACGCCGCCAACAGCGTGCCAACTGTGGAGCGAGAGAGTATCGACCGGAGGAGGAAACGAACGATTCCACGAGCCACTTGTTCAGTATGTTCGATACCACCGAGTACTACGGAATTCGTGTCGCCTACTCGCCACACTGTCCGGGTAGCGAAGAATCGAATCCGAAATGA
- a CDS encoding FAD-dependent oxidoreductase: MTHASYRVAGNAVATGEAAGVAAARSIAMGVLPHELQWNEVSRGNR, from the coding sequence GTGACGCATGCCAGTTACCGAGTCGCCGGCAATGCCGTTGCAACGGGAGAAGCCGCCGGAGTGGCTGCCGCTCGATCCATTGCAATGGGCGTGTTGCCCCATGAGCTGCAGTGGAACGAAGTGTCACGTGGTAACAGGTGA
- the nadA gene encoding quinolinate synthase NadA: MSTPALPLSQSPVDPQAKHPLAPYKTLETEELQARIEAVRKELGDSLLILGHHYQQDEVIAHTDLRGDSYQLSQMAASSESCRTIVFCGVHFMAETADILANRPERLEQREGQRVTVILPDMAAGCSMADMAAIAQVEAAWEDMSEVIDTERVIPVTYINSAASLKAFCGRHGGIVCTSSNAAAVMEWAYERGDRVFFFPDQHLGRNTGLAMGIDAEQMPVWDPYALELGGNTESALEHSRVILWKGHCSVHQMFRPEHVEQFRKNHPGIKILVHPECPREVNDIADVSGSTGKIIRTVESSPPGTKWAIGTELHLVNRLKAEHPEQEIHFLSPVVCMCATMYRIDLPHLCWSLENLRDGQPVNVIEVSDEVSKWSLVALERMLAVK, from the coding sequence TTGAGCACACCAGCACTGCCCCTTTCTCAGTCACCCGTTGATCCACAAGCGAAGCACCCACTGGCTCCCTACAAGACGCTGGAGACCGAGGAGTTGCAGGCTCGAATCGAAGCCGTCCGCAAAGAACTGGGCGATTCGCTGCTGATTTTGGGGCATCACTATCAGCAGGACGAAGTCATCGCCCACACGGACTTGCGCGGCGACAGCTACCAACTGTCGCAGATGGCCGCGTCGAGTGAATCGTGTCGGACGATCGTATTCTGCGGCGTTCACTTCATGGCCGAAACCGCCGACATCCTGGCCAATCGCCCCGAACGGCTGGAGCAGCGTGAGGGCCAACGGGTCACCGTGATCCTGCCAGACATGGCGGCCGGGTGCAGCATGGCGGACATGGCGGCGATCGCCCAAGTCGAGGCTGCTTGGGAAGACATGTCGGAGGTCATCGATACCGAGCGTGTCATCCCCGTGACCTACATCAATAGCGCCGCCAGCCTGAAAGCGTTCTGCGGACGGCACGGCGGCATCGTGTGTACCAGCAGCAATGCGGCAGCGGTGATGGAGTGGGCGTACGAACGCGGCGACCGCGTGTTCTTCTTTCCCGATCAACACCTCGGGCGAAACACCGGACTGGCCATGGGAATCGACGCCGAGCAAATGCCGGTTTGGGATCCCTATGCGTTGGAACTGGGCGGCAACACCGAGTCAGCCCTCGAACACAGCCGCGTGATTTTGTGGAAGGGGCACTGCAGCGTCCACCAGATGTTTCGCCCCGAGCACGTCGAGCAGTTTCGCAAGAACCATCCCGGCATCAAGATCTTGGTTCACCCCGAGTGTCCCCGTGAAGTCAACGACATCGCGGACGTCTCGGGCAGCACGGGCAAGATCATTCGCACGGTGGAAAGCAGCCCGCCGGGGACCAAGTGGGCGATCGGCACCGAGTTGCACTTGGTCAATCGTCTCAAAGCCGAGCATCCCGAACAAGAAATCCACTTCCTCAGTCCGGTCGTGTGCATGTGCGCAACGATGTACCGCATCGACTTGCCCCACCTCTGCTGGTCCCTGGAAAACCTCCGAGACGGCCAACCGGTGAACGTGATCGAAGTCAGCGACGAAGTCAGCAAGTGGAGCTTGGTGGCCTTGGAGCGAATGTTGGCGGTGAAGTAG